A section of the Humulus lupulus chromosome 2, drHumLupu1.1, whole genome shotgun sequence genome encodes:
- the LOC133816738 gene encoding peroxidase 29 codes for MAQQLGAIAVLTCLFSMIKYGVESGGLSYNFYEKKCPQVENIIRAGLKPVFSTDIASPAALLRLMFHDCQVQGCDASILVDQDSEKHDSSEMASAKNFGIRKRKTINLLKSMVEVACPNQVSCADILIMAAREAVATSGGPYIKVPLGRRDSSSAPSYELANALLPPSTIGVEEMLQIFSNKGMSVEESVAIMGSHTLGVTHCLNIMNRLYEGEEGQIKGMEHGFEVFLRLRCPNKESLTSNSSFVLNDPTTFGFDNLYYVNAMSGHGLLRIDAEMALDARTAHVVRRFAADEEAFFQAFSSAFVKLSSYGVLVGNNGVIRKRCDVVD; via the exons ATGGCTCAGCAGTTGGGAGCTATAGCTGTATTGACATGTCTTTTTTCAATGATCAAGTATGGGGTTGAAAGTGGAGGGCTTTCATATAATTTCTACGAGAAAAAATGCCCACAAGTTGAGAATATTATAAGAGCTGGTCTCAAACCTGTTTTCTCCACTGATATTGCTTCACCTGCTGCTTTGTTGAGGCTCATGTTCCACGACTGCCAAGTTCAG GGCTGCGATGCTTCCATTCTGGTTGATCAAGACAGCGAAAAGCATGATTCGTCGGAGATGGCTTCAGCTAAAAACTTTGGAATCCgaaagagaaaaacaataaacCTTCTGAAGTCCATGGTTGAAGTAGCATGTCCTAACCAAGTTTCTTGTGCTGACATTCTCATCATGGCGGCACGTGAGGCAGTGGCTACTTCTGGAGGGCCTTATATAAAGGTTCCCTTGGGACGCAGAGACTCCTCGAGTGCTCCAAGCTACGAACTTGCCAATGCTCTTCTTCCTCCTTCCACCATTGGAGTCGAAGAAATGCTTCAGATTTTTTCCAACAAAGGAATGTCAGTTGAAGAATCTGTTGCCATTATGG GTTCACATACACTGGGAGTAACACACTGTTTGAATATCATGAATCGTCTCTATGAAGGCGAAGAGGGTCAAATAAAAGGAATGGAGCATGGGTTTGAAGTGTTTTTAAGGTTAAGGTGTCCCAACAAGGAATCATTGACCAGTAACTCGAGCTTTGTGTTGAATGACCCAACGACATTTGGGTTCGACAATTTGTACTACGTTAACGCCATGAGTGGACATGGGTTGCTGAGAATAGATGCGGAGATGGCACTGGACGCTCGTACGGCTCACGTTGTGCGTCGTTTTGCTGCTGACGAAGAAGCTTTCTTTCAGGCGTTCTCTTCTGCTTTTGTTAAGCTCTCCAGTTATGGCGTTCTGGTTGGGAACAATGGCGTTATTAGAAAGAGATGTGATGTTGTAGATTAA